A stretch of the Sorangium aterium genome encodes the following:
- a CDS encoding tetratricopeptide repeat protein has protein sequence MSKERGGASAPQISGASRGGAGAQILGPAGARGPLGGVVRPGRRRPRGALGFASLALVLAVAPLALSQPGGQPAPAASAVPAAAPTTSAPSATAAPTTAAPGATAAPTTAAPSATAAPTTAAPGVTAPAAPAVQPFAPPMSVGRKQAPPPPPPTPAQLAALAALEKEASAYEKAARDYRSAITRIVQHHYEDRRRRILSSLDREIEIERKGLRDAREEAIRRLEVFVERYSGPNAHPENTPDAMFRLAALYEERARTDNDASEDLSVALLPAIALYKRVIREFPQYRELAGIYYYLGHALNDSVRFPEAQQVWRSLVCHNKYPYPVETDPKDPTRDIVGKLPQDHDNDYWTGWEARHPTPIGSTPGGRALQARKGARGRAPVTEDETAYVDPYTDDCQPIPQKTALGAEPRYVAEVWWQIGDYHFNEIDRAGGPFNYNRAESAYRQSIKYKKPPVHGVAMYKLAWTYFKQQRYETSVRQFIELLRYTDEQEKLTGDPGADFRAEAYTYIAGSLTYLDFVGPGPDEPYVPRNDVLDVETDPRMAEQKMRIAIDRVQDPKLIPQDQKWTVEIYKALALEFKELNQYRNTIEVSEILLKKWPMHRDAPVVQNQIADIYDTLTSQSREGTAERAMNSAKALEARTKLAQYVGTTPWVEANKDDPEAIQTAERLVRGGLRRAAADHTNAGSALVQQALTVGDKETRDPIFERALGEYRLAAQGWAGYLAQDENAPDAYESRYWLADAHHMVVVITVAMDRSPATHEIEQARSSAVGVRDSNEDDKYLQPAAYMVVDTAHQALLDRHKLFQRTSGAEGIEPREKVKIVGEGDQQRVVAEPLPPQVQAAVTARDEYIQRVPPALDAPKNLDLYAFQAADYYFLYGQFAEARKRMEPIYEAQCGKTEFGYKAWERLTTMSNLENNVEQSRKLAEAALTRSCAVSEEQKLKEGDIARPTISRGYYIDAARAFEKAEKMPDGPARVAAWREAAALYKVALEKAPARDEAPEAAMNGAYCYKQVGDYDQAIEMYSLFIKEYGSEENLSKLEKGDPGANPPKNPDPKRYAERVKYLKQAYDALSAAYVLFFNYRSAAETYDTIARNGRFEQAARRDAARNSVLLYANIGERDKMTASRATFMSLNPPPEQKADIDFLVASADLKAWDERGADEGPNRAARTKATQSMEAYYAANKNNPAASGYVVQAAYHASKMRAAGGDPKARDWCKNTMTAFTSFRNSATGDKVKALGSVQADMAAECAYKAIDDRIKAEFDYDTGHHRYEGVIDQVKRAFEADITKANDRYWKELQEVITAYESRPWSVAARARQGSLYDSCRTGLYNARPPGLRLYTDKEEKLLKLAETSDREDLQETADALRQNRREQWRAARERLLNDADKAMVKFYVESVVWAKAWKVRNPAVDLAIQRLAFFTDILGDAKLREWSQGVIDPETKRPFEYKDGLFLRTRPGMTPPLAPDGLPLPLPVVP, from the coding sequence GTGAGCAAGGAGCGTGGCGGCGCGAGCGCGCCGCAGATCTCTGGCGCGTCGCGAGGAGGAGCAGGGGCGCAGATCCTCGGACCGGCGGGCGCGCGCGGGCCGCTCGGCGGCGTCGTGCGACCGGGGCGCCGTCGCCCGCGCGGCGCGCTCGGGTTTGCCAGCCTTGCGCTGGTGCTGGCGGTCGCGCCGCTCGCGCTCTCCCAGCCGGGCGGCCAGCCAGCGCCGGCGGCGTCTGCCGTTCCCGCGGCCGCGCCGACAACGTCTGCGCCCAGCGCCACGGCTGCGCCGACGACGGCTGCGCCCGGCGCCACGGCTGCACCGACGACGGCCGCGCCCAGCGCCACGGCTGCGCCGACGACGGCTGCGCCTGGCGTCACGGCGCCGGCTGCGCCAGCGGTGCAACCCTTCGCGCCGCCGATGTCGGTCGGGCGCAAGCAGGCGCCGCCGCCTCCTCCTCCGACGCCGGCCCAGCTGGCGGCGCTCGCCGCGCTCGAGAAGGAGGCGTCCGCCTACGAGAAGGCGGCGCGCGACTACCGGAGCGCCATCACGCGCATCGTGCAGCACCACTACGAGGACAGGCGCCGCCGCATCCTCTCGTCGCTCGACCGCGAGATCGAGATCGAGAGGAAGGGGCTCCGCGACGCCCGGGAAGAGGCGATCCGCCGGCTCGAGGTGTTCGTCGAGCGCTACAGCGGCCCCAACGCCCACCCCGAGAACACGCCCGACGCGATGTTCCGCCTGGCCGCGCTCTACGAGGAGCGCGCGCGCACCGACAACGACGCGAGCGAGGATCTCAGCGTCGCGCTGCTCCCGGCCATCGCGCTCTACAAGCGCGTCATCCGCGAGTTCCCCCAGTACCGTGAGCTCGCCGGGATCTATTACTACCTCGGCCATGCGCTGAACGATTCGGTCCGGTTCCCCGAGGCGCAGCAGGTGTGGCGCTCGCTCGTGTGCCACAACAAGTATCCCTATCCCGTCGAGACCGACCCGAAGGATCCGACGCGCGACATCGTCGGCAAGCTCCCGCAGGACCACGACAACGATTACTGGACCGGCTGGGAGGCGCGCCACCCGACGCCCATCGGGTCCACGCCGGGCGGCCGGGCGCTCCAGGCGCGCAAGGGCGCGCGGGGGCGGGCGCCCGTCACCGAGGACGAGACGGCGTACGTCGATCCGTATACGGACGATTGCCAGCCGATCCCGCAGAAGACGGCGCTCGGCGCGGAGCCCCGCTACGTCGCCGAGGTCTGGTGGCAGATCGGCGACTACCATTTCAACGAGATCGACCGCGCCGGCGGCCCGTTCAACTACAACAGGGCGGAGTCGGCGTACCGGCAGTCCATCAAGTACAAGAAGCCCCCCGTCCACGGCGTCGCGATGTACAAGCTCGCCTGGACGTACTTCAAGCAGCAGCGATACGAGACCTCGGTACGCCAGTTCATCGAGCTGCTCCGCTACACCGACGAACAGGAGAAGCTGACGGGCGATCCTGGCGCGGATTTCCGCGCCGAGGCGTACACCTACATCGCCGGCTCGCTCACGTACCTCGACTTCGTCGGCCCCGGACCGGACGAGCCCTACGTCCCGCGGAACGACGTCCTCGACGTCGAGACCGACCCGCGCATGGCCGAGCAGAAGATGCGGATCGCCATCGATCGCGTCCAGGATCCCAAGCTGATCCCGCAGGATCAGAAGTGGACGGTCGAGATCTACAAGGCGCTCGCGCTGGAGTTCAAGGAGCTCAATCAGTATCGGAACACGATCGAGGTGAGCGAGATCCTCCTCAAGAAGTGGCCGATGCACCGCGACGCGCCCGTCGTCCAGAACCAGATCGCGGACATCTACGACACGCTCACCTCGCAGTCGCGCGAGGGGACGGCGGAGCGGGCGATGAACTCGGCGAAGGCGCTCGAGGCGCGCACGAAGCTCGCCCAGTACGTCGGGACGACCCCGTGGGTCGAGGCGAACAAGGACGATCCCGAGGCGATCCAGACCGCCGAGCGGCTCGTGCGCGGCGGGCTGCGCCGGGCCGCCGCCGATCACACCAACGCCGGCAGCGCGCTCGTGCAGCAGGCGCTGACGGTCGGCGACAAGGAGACGCGCGACCCGATCTTCGAGCGGGCGCTCGGCGAGTACCGCCTCGCCGCGCAGGGCTGGGCCGGCTACCTGGCCCAGGACGAGAACGCCCCGGACGCGTACGAGAGCCGGTACTGGCTCGCCGACGCGCACCACATGGTCGTGGTCATCACGGTGGCGATGGATCGCTCGCCCGCGACGCACGAGATCGAGCAGGCGAGGAGCTCGGCGGTCGGCGTGCGGGACTCCAACGAGGACGACAAGTACCTGCAGCCCGCTGCGTACATGGTCGTCGACACCGCCCACCAGGCGCTCCTGGATCGACACAAGCTCTTCCAGCGGACGAGCGGCGCCGAGGGGATCGAGCCGCGCGAGAAGGTCAAGATCGTCGGCGAGGGCGATCAGCAGCGCGTGGTCGCCGAGCCGCTGCCCCCCCAGGTCCAGGCGGCTGTCACCGCGCGGGACGAGTACATCCAGCGCGTCCCTCCCGCGCTCGACGCCCCGAAGAACCTCGACCTCTACGCGTTCCAGGCGGCCGACTACTACTTCCTCTACGGCCAGTTCGCCGAGGCGCGCAAGCGGATGGAGCCCATCTACGAAGCGCAGTGCGGCAAGACCGAGTTCGGCTACAAGGCGTGGGAGCGGCTCACGACGATGTCGAACCTCGAGAACAACGTCGAGCAGAGCCGCAAGCTCGCCGAGGCGGCGCTCACGCGGAGCTGCGCCGTCAGCGAGGAGCAGAAGCTGAAGGAGGGCGACATCGCCCGGCCGACGATCTCTCGCGGCTATTACATCGACGCGGCCCGGGCCTTCGAGAAGGCCGAGAAGATGCCGGACGGCCCCGCGCGCGTCGCCGCCTGGCGCGAGGCCGCGGCGCTCTACAAGGTCGCGCTCGAGAAGGCGCCGGCCCGCGACGAGGCGCCGGAGGCCGCCATGAACGGCGCTTACTGCTACAAGCAGGTGGGCGACTACGACCAGGCCATCGAGATGTACTCCCTGTTCATCAAGGAGTACGGCAGCGAGGAGAACCTCTCGAAGCTCGAGAAGGGCGATCCGGGCGCGAACCCTCCGAAGAACCCCGATCCGAAGCGCTACGCCGAGCGGGTGAAGTACCTGAAGCAGGCCTACGACGCGCTCTCCGCCGCGTACGTCCTCTTCTTCAACTACCGCAGCGCAGCCGAGACCTACGACACCATCGCTCGCAACGGTCGGTTCGAGCAGGCGGCGCGCCGGGACGCCGCCAGGAACTCGGTGCTGCTCTACGCGAACATCGGGGAGCGCGACAAGATGACCGCCTCGCGCGCCACGTTCATGAGCCTGAACCCGCCCCCCGAGCAGAAGGCCGACATCGACTTCCTCGTCGCCTCGGCGGACCTGAAGGCCTGGGACGAGCGGGGGGCCGACGAGGGGCCGAACCGCGCCGCGCGGACCAAGGCCACGCAGTCGATGGAGGCGTATTACGCGGCCAACAAGAACAACCCGGCCGCGAGCGGGTATGTCGTCCAGGCAGCGTACCACGCGTCCAAGATGCGCGCCGCCGGCGGCGATCCGAAGGCCCGGGACTGGTGCAAGAACACCATGACGGCGTTCACGTCCTTCCGGAATTCAGCGACCGGCGACAAGGTGAAGGCCCTCGGTTCGGTGCAGGCCGATATGGCGGCGGAGTGCGCCTACAAGGCCATCGACGATCGCATCAAGGCCGAGTTCGACTACGACACCGGCCACCACCGCTACGAGGGCGTCATCGACCAGGTGAAGCGGGCCTTCGAGGCGGACATCACGAAGGCCAACGACAGGTACTGGAAGGAGCTCCAGGAGGTCATCACTGCCTATGAGTCGCGGCCGTGGTCGGTGGCCGCGCGGGCGCGTCAGGGCTCGCTCTACGACTCCTGCCGCACCGGCCTCTACAACGCTCGCCCGCCGGGGCTGAGGCTCTACACGGACAAGGAAGAGAAGCTGCTCAAGCTCGCCGAGACGAGCGATCGCGAGGATCTCCAGGAGACGGCCGACGCGCTCCGGCAGAACCGGCGCGAGCAGTGGCGCGCCGCGCGCGAGCGGCTCCTCAACGACGCCGACAAGGCCATGGTCAAGTTCTACGTCGAGTCCGTCGTCTGGGCGAAGGCGTGGAAGGTCCGGAATCCGGCGGTCGACCTCGCGATCCAGCGGCTCGCGTTCTTCACGGACATCCTCGGCGACGCCAAGCTCCGCGAGTGGAGCCAGGGGGTCATCGATCCCGAGACGAAGCGCCCGTTCGAGTACAAGGATGGCCTCTTCCTCCGGACGCGGCCCGGCATGACTCCGCCGCTCGCGCCCGACGGCCTCCCCCTGCCCCTGCCGGTCGTCCCATGA
- a CDS encoding tetratricopeptide repeat protein produces the protein MTWDTGSRGLPALLGLLVLGAATTAAPAGAWALDSERAYTSASQQIGSVTSGLGAIQAAIHKSRGEQRTPAQRIADAQLLMGSRDYERAANVLNQVVEKYPDHPTAFPDALTLLGETYFRSKQYLSARRVFLRIVASSAEPRFAAYQAKALGRLVDICLRIKDYDALDAVFASMNSVPASTAGSALAYARGKGLYVKKDFGGAKASLGAVDPQSEYFHQARYLLGLIAVKEATPPPEPLKEGDAPPAVPKTRYVAAIDLFQKVTQLPADTAEHRRVIDLAWLAIGRLFYEADQWSQAVQAYGHIDRVSPEFGTMLYELAWVYVRLGDVDRAQRSLEILAIAEPDSQNIADGSLLRGDLMLRAGRFEKALKVYEGVRATYDPMRARVDAFLGSTSDPAVYYDKLSQEQLEALDTTTSLPPLAVQWAREAEDGPAAFAVIDDINHCRELIKQSNELIEKLNAVLSSPNRVRAFPELKAGEEKALALLNRVALARLALGQGMDDVEDDSLSGEIGSARARRRALEKRLARVPVTDADFQDREAQALKQWNTQSQRLQQLTLQTDSLQATINGLRRLLREGPHAGVVRDPASIARFEIELAQNERDLALYRQQTDVLRKQVSAGRVQVGFGDQRFIEDAQTRKAHRDALTREAELAAAGAGGADLAAYAQRILPVLRAGDAADAKVEAALRDIEGEVAQKSSGLRQIVGRETANVVHYSVQLDALDREARLVVGEVAMRNFGLVRDRLKNIILRADVGITEEAWEVREEQMTRVRSLQVERAREDRVLKEELNEVLDDSGDPEDEK, from the coding sequence ATGACCTGGGACACCGGATCGCGGGGACTCCCTGCCTTGCTTGGCCTGCTCGTGCTCGGCGCGGCCACGACCGCGGCCCCCGCCGGAGCGTGGGCCCTGGACTCCGAGCGCGCCTACACGAGCGCCTCTCAGCAGATCGGCAGCGTCACGTCCGGGCTGGGCGCCATCCAGGCGGCGATCCACAAGTCCCGCGGCGAGCAGCGCACGCCGGCCCAGCGCATCGCTGACGCCCAGCTCCTGATGGGCTCCAGGGATTACGAGCGGGCGGCGAACGTGCTGAACCAGGTGGTCGAGAAGTACCCCGACCATCCGACGGCGTTCCCGGACGCGCTCACGCTGCTCGGGGAGACGTACTTCCGCTCGAAGCAGTACCTCTCGGCCCGCCGGGTCTTTCTGCGGATCGTCGCGAGCAGCGCCGAGCCGCGCTTCGCCGCCTACCAGGCGAAGGCGCTCGGCCGGCTCGTGGACATCTGCCTCCGGATCAAGGACTACGACGCGCTCGACGCCGTCTTCGCGTCGATGAACAGCGTCCCGGCCTCCACGGCGGGGAGCGCCCTCGCGTACGCGCGCGGCAAGGGCCTCTACGTGAAGAAGGACTTCGGCGGCGCGAAGGCCTCGCTCGGCGCGGTCGACCCGCAGAGCGAGTACTTCCACCAGGCGAGGTACCTGCTCGGCCTGATCGCGGTGAAGGAGGCGACGCCCCCGCCCGAGCCGCTCAAGGAGGGCGATGCGCCCCCGGCGGTGCCCAAGACCCGCTACGTCGCCGCGATCGATCTGTTCCAGAAGGTGACGCAGCTCCCGGCCGACACCGCGGAGCACCGGCGCGTCATCGACCTCGCGTGGCTCGCGATCGGGCGGCTCTTCTACGAGGCCGACCAGTGGTCCCAGGCCGTGCAGGCCTACGGCCACATCGACCGCGTCTCGCCCGAGTTCGGGACGATGCTCTACGAGCTCGCGTGGGTGTATGTCCGCCTGGGCGACGTGGATCGCGCCCAGCGATCGCTCGAGATCCTCGCGATCGCCGAGCCGGACAGCCAGAACATCGCGGACGGCTCGCTGCTCCGCGGCGACCTGATGCTGCGCGCGGGCCGCTTCGAGAAGGCGCTGAAGGTGTACGAGGGGGTCCGCGCCACGTACGACCCGATGCGCGCGCGCGTGGACGCCTTCCTCGGCTCGACGAGCGATCCCGCGGTCTACTACGACAAGCTGAGCCAGGAGCAGCTCGAGGCGCTCGACACGACCACCTCGCTCCCGCCGCTAGCGGTGCAGTGGGCGCGCGAGGCCGAGGACGGCCCGGCCGCGTTCGCGGTGATCGACGACATCAACCACTGCCGCGAGCTGATCAAGCAGTCGAACGAGCTCATCGAGAAGCTGAACGCCGTGCTCAGCTCGCCCAACCGGGTGCGCGCCTTCCCGGAGCTCAAGGCCGGCGAGGAGAAGGCGCTCGCGCTGCTCAACCGGGTCGCGCTGGCGCGCCTCGCGCTCGGCCAGGGTATGGACGACGTGGAGGACGACTCGCTCTCGGGCGAGATCGGCAGCGCGCGCGCGAGGCGTAGGGCGCTGGAGAAGCGCCTCGCGCGGGTGCCCGTCACGGACGCCGACTTCCAGGATCGCGAGGCGCAGGCGCTCAAGCAGTGGAACACCCAGTCGCAGCGCCTGCAGCAGCTCACGCTGCAGACCGACTCGCTGCAGGCGACGATCAACGGGCTCAGGCGGCTGCTCCGCGAGGGGCCGCACGCCGGGGTCGTCCGGGATCCCGCGAGCATCGCCCGGTTCGAGATCGAGCTCGCGCAGAACGAGCGCGACCTCGCGCTCTACCGCCAGCAGACCGACGTGCTCCGCAAGCAGGTCAGCGCGGGCCGGGTCCAGGTCGGCTTCGGCGACCAGCGCTTCATCGAGGACGCGCAGACGCGCAAGGCCCACCGCGACGCCTTGACCCGCGAGGCGGAGCTGGCCGCGGCGGGCGCCGGCGGCGCGGATCTCGCGGCGTACGCGCAGCGGATCCTGCCGGTGCTCCGCGCCGGCGACGCGGCGGACGCGAAGGTCGAGGCGGCGCTCCGCGACATCGAGGGAGAGGTCGCCCAGAAGTCCTCGGGGCTCCGGCAGATCGTCGGCCGGGAGACGGCGAACGTCGTTCACTACTCGGTGCAGCTCGACGCGCTCGACAGGGAGGCGCGCCTCGTCGTCGGCGAGGTCGCGATGCGAAACTTCGGCCTCGTCCGCGACCGGCTGAAGAACATCATCCTGCGCGCCGACGTCGGCATCACCGAGGAGGCGTGGGAGGTCCGCGAGGAGCAGATGACGCGCGTTCGCAGCCTGCAGGTCGAGCGCGCCCGTGAGGATCGGGTCCTCAAGGAGGAGCTCAACGAGGTCCTCGACGACAGCGGCGATCCGGAGGACGAGAAGTGA
- a CDS encoding RNA polymerase sigma factor, which produces MVPISREEVTDEALMMRFQGGDRAAFAGLVRRHKTSIYNFILRQVRGPAIAEDLVQDVFVKIVQSASDFKHEARFTTWAFAIARNVCIDHLRKMSLRRHPSLDQGSGEGGDGPTLGERTADPAPQAAVDRVAIGTEMGQRIVRAVEGLPHEQREVFLLREIGHVPFKDIAHIVGVPENTVKSRMRYALERLQEALSEYEDYARALR; this is translated from the coding sequence ATGGTCCCGATTTCTCGAGAGGAGGTCACGGACGAAGCGCTGATGATGCGCTTCCAGGGCGGCGACCGCGCGGCGTTCGCCGGGCTCGTCCGGCGGCACAAAACGTCCATCTACAACTTCATCCTGCGACAGGTCCGCGGGCCTGCGATCGCCGAGGATCTGGTGCAGGATGTGTTCGTGAAGATCGTGCAGAGCGCCTCCGACTTCAAGCACGAGGCCAGGTTCACCACCTGGGCGTTCGCCATCGCGCGCAACGTCTGCATCGATCACCTGCGCAAGATGTCGCTCCGGCGCCACCCGTCGCTCGACCAGGGCTCCGGGGAGGGCGGCGACGGCCCGACGCTCGGCGAGCGGACCGCGGACCCGGCGCCCCAGGCCGCGGTGGACCGCGTCGCGATCGGGACCGAGATGGGGCAGCGCATCGTCCGCGCGGTCGAGGGCCTCCCGCACGAGCAGCGGGAGGTCTTCCTGCTCCGGGAGATCGGGCACGTGCCCTTCAAGGACATCGCCCACATCGTGGGGGTGCCCGAGAACACGGTGAAGAGCCGGATGCGCTACGCCCTGGAGCGGCTCCAGGAGGCCCTCTCGGAGTACGAGGATTACGCGAGGGCGCTGCGCTAG
- a CDS encoding zf-HC2 domain-containing protein has protein sequence MDCEKFDQHVMDALYDELDELTYAAMKRHMDGCARCASAFAGLRAARDVGALPFEEPSEELEARILDAVEVAQKKTPFRRKALRALAWAGSHAMRPQLAMAALFVLVIGSSLLLLRPKTGVAPVRVTEWGQPASDQHEAPRSVAPAPATAAMEEGDGRRSAEAKANDAPKAEAAKEKSARASASPDDGASAALHEAQALQRKSGCAAAVGKLDQVGAQYPGTPSAHAAMWEAARCYQASGDTEKARELLLALRSAKGYGDRAEQQLAGLEANAAGAQAQNSAPAAAAAAARRAVPKAAMPAAPPRDAEEPGAAGSSRAAPADATMSR, from the coding sequence ATGGACTGCGAGAAGTTCGACCAGCACGTGATGGACGCGCTCTACGACGAGCTCGACGAGCTGACGTATGCGGCCATGAAACGGCACATGGACGGCTGCGCCCGGTGCGCGTCGGCGTTCGCCGGGCTGCGCGCGGCCCGCGACGTCGGCGCCTTGCCGTTCGAGGAGCCGAGCGAGGAGCTCGAGGCGCGGATCCTCGACGCCGTCGAGGTCGCGCAGAAGAAGACGCCGTTCCGGCGCAAGGCGCTCCGCGCGCTGGCCTGGGCCGGCAGCCACGCGATGCGGCCGCAGCTGGCGATGGCGGCGCTGTTCGTGCTCGTCATCGGATCGAGCCTGCTCCTGCTGCGGCCGAAGACGGGCGTGGCGCCGGTGCGGGTCACCGAGTGGGGCCAGCCCGCGTCGGATCAGCACGAGGCGCCCCGCAGCGTCGCGCCTGCCCCCGCGACCGCCGCGATGGAGGAAGGCGACGGCCGGCGCTCGGCCGAGGCCAAGGCGAACGACGCGCCCAAGGCGGAGGCCGCGAAGGAGAAGAGCGCGCGTGCGTCCGCGTCCCCGGACGACGGCGCGAGCGCCGCGTTGCACGAGGCGCAAGCGCTGCAACGCAAGTCAGGCTGCGCGGCCGCCGTCGGCAAGCTCGACCAGGTCGGCGCGCAGTACCCGGGCACGCCGTCCGCGCACGCCGCGATGTGGGAGGCGGCCCGGTGCTACCAGGCCTCGGGGGACACGGAGAAGGCGCGCGAGCTGCTGCTCGCGCTGCGCTCCGCGAAGGGTTACGGCGACCGCGCCGAGCAGCAGCTCGCGGGCCTCGAGGCGAACGCCGCCGGCGCGCAGGCGCAGAACTCGGCGCCGGCGGCCGCCGCCGCGGCGGCGCGGCGCGCTGTGCCCAAGGCGGCGATGCCCGCGGCGCCGCCGCGCGACGCCGAGGAGCCAGGGGCCGCGGGCTCCTCGCGGGCGGCGCCCGCCGATGCCACGATGTCGCGCTGA
- a CDS encoding TIGR02266 family protein: protein MTGGRGDSNHPPDTPGGTSPSCAQAGAYGDTQGSGEDAEHEIPAPDSLDRRSSERLDVTWLVDCETDDTFLYASITNISEMGIFVRTTQPLSIGTRLTLRFSPPGADGSYVLEGTVQWINEVRPLHDNPNPGMGIRFVDLTPDDRERIVGTIRTIAYIREAPVRSN from the coding sequence ATGACCGGGGGCCGTGGTGACTCGAACCATCCGCCCGACACGCCTGGCGGTACGTCGCCCTCGTGCGCGCAGGCCGGCGCCTACGGCGACACGCAAGGCTCCGGCGAGGACGCCGAGCACGAGATCCCCGCCCCGGATTCGCTCGACCGACGCTCGTCCGAGCGCCTCGACGTCACCTGGCTCGTGGACTGCGAGACCGATGACACGTTCCTCTACGCGTCCATCACGAACATCTCGGAGATGGGCATCTTCGTCCGCACGACGCAGCCCCTCTCGATCGGCACGCGGCTGACGCTCCGCTTCTCGCCGCCGGGGGCCGACGGATCGTACGTGCTCGAGGGGACGGTGCAGTGGATCAACGAGGTGCGCCCCCTCCACGACAACCCGAACCCGGGCATGGGGATCCGCTTCGTCGATCTCACGCCGGACGATCGCGAGCGCATCGTCGGCACGATCAGGACGATCGCCTACATCCGCGAGGCGCCGGTGAGATCGAACTGA